A single Methylobacterium sp. 17Sr1-1 DNA region contains:
- a CDS encoding aldolase/citrate lyase family protein: MTDIRPRRSALLVPATATALAAARAEPADALILDLADSLMPADKEAGRTRLAAFLAEGGFAAAELVVRVNGLDTPWGEADLAAVAGAAPDAVLVPRVEEPEDLAGIGSRLRRLHAPERVRLWAGLDTPLGILAAEAVASAVRDVDARLACLVVDAGALARGGRLPPGAPEAGPLLAWLATALAAARAHDLDVLLDPADRLDIGRARGLGFDGAVATAPAGARRAEAAFAPDPDALAAARALVAAFDAPDARGQAGIAHRGRTVLRREADEARRLVALADAVAARSGSRA; encoded by the coding sequence ATGACCGACATCCGCCCCCGCCGCAGCGCCCTCCTGGTGCCGGCCACCGCGACCGCCCTCGCGGCGGCCCGGGCCGAGCCCGCCGACGCGCTGATCCTCGACCTCGCCGATTCGCTCATGCCCGCCGACAAGGAGGCCGGACGGACCCGCCTCGCGGCGTTCCTCGCCGAGGGCGGGTTCGCCGCCGCCGAGCTGGTCGTGCGAGTCAACGGCCTCGACACCCCCTGGGGCGAGGCCGACCTCGCCGCGGTGGCGGGGGCCGCGCCCGACGCGGTGCTGGTGCCGCGGGTCGAGGAGCCGGAGGATCTGGCCGGCATCGGCAGCCGCCTGCGCCGGCTCCACGCTCCGGAGCGGGTCCGGCTCTGGGCCGGCCTCGACACGCCGCTCGGCATCCTCGCGGCCGAGGCGGTGGCGAGCGCGGTGCGCGACGTCGATGCGCGGCTCGCCTGCCTCGTCGTCGATGCCGGCGCGCTCGCCCGCGGGGGACGGCTGCCGCCGGGCGCGCCGGAGGCCGGGCCGCTCCTCGCCTGGCTCGCGACCGCGCTCGCCGCTGCCCGCGCCCACGACCTCGACGTGCTGCTCGATCCCGCCGACCGGCTCGACATCGGCCGCGCCCGCGGCCTCGGCTTCGACGGGGCGGTAGCGACCGCGCCCGCCGGCGCCCGCCGGGCCGAGGCCGCCTTCGCGCCCGACCCGGACGCGCTCGCCGCCGCGCGCGCCCTCGTCGCCGCCTTCGACGCGCCCGACGCCAGGGGGCAGGCCGGAATCGCCCATCGCGGCCGCACGGTGCTGCGGCGCGAGGCGGACGAGGCGCGCCGGCTCGTCGCGCTGGCCGACGCCGTGGCGGCTCGCTCCGGAAGCCGGGCATGA